In Paraburkholderia sp. BL10I2N1, a single genomic region encodes these proteins:
- the phaP gene encoding TIGR01841 family phasin (Members of this family are phasins (small proteins associated with inclusions such as PHA granules). Note that several different families of phasins have been named PhaP despite very little sequence similarity to each other.): MNLSTPEQIAASQKPSLDTAYGLATNAVVGIERLAELNLKTIQSTLAETQQNALKAFSVKDPQEWLGLQAAPVAPTAEKVQSYSRQLFEIVSATQGEFAQVVQTQYEAYNRRVQTLVEGVARSAPAGSEAAIAGWKSAIGAAHALVETLQKTSRQAVQVAESTFDAVATAASKTARRTAEQASAGARR; this comes from the coding sequence ATGAATCTATCGACCCCAGAGCAGATTGCAGCATCCCAGAAGCCCAGCCTTGATACCGCTTACGGGCTGGCCACCAATGCAGTCGTGGGGATAGAAAGGCTGGCCGAACTGAATCTGAAAACGATCCAGTCGACGCTGGCGGAAACTCAGCAGAACGCGCTGAAAGCGTTCTCCGTGAAGGATCCGCAAGAGTGGCTCGGGCTGCAAGCTGCACCCGTTGCGCCGACGGCAGAAAAGGTGCAGTCGTACAGCCGTCAGCTGTTCGAGATAGTGTCGGCCACCCAGGGCGAATTCGCGCAGGTCGTGCAGACGCAATACGAAGCGTACAACCGCCGGGTGCAAACGCTAGTCGAGGGGGTTGCGAGAAGCGCACCGGCCGGTTCCGAAGCCGCCATCGCTGGATGGAAGTCGGCGATTGGCGCCGCCCATGCGCTGGTCGAAACCCTGCAGAAAACCAGTCGGCAAGCGGTGCAAGTCGCCGAAAGCACCTTTGACGCCGTCGCGACCGCTGCATCGAAGACTGCCCGGCGCACTGCCGAGCAGGCGTCGGCGGGCGCCAGGCGATAG
- a CDS encoding DUF1488 family protein, whose protein sequence is MDVIELMPDVAADRREISFRLSGQCEVACAITREALEAQFWLPAGADQVRMLKAFADGRRRIIAVAERKVRLHPGERVRLIADDFLIKR, encoded by the coding sequence ATGGACGTGATTGAGTTGATGCCAGATGTGGCAGCGGACCGACGCGAAATTTCATTTCGCCTGTCAGGTCAATGCGAGGTTGCCTGTGCCATCACGCGGGAAGCGCTCGAAGCTCAATTCTGGTTACCCGCCGGGGCCGACCAGGTCCGCATGCTCAAGGCCTTTGCTGACGGACGGCGCCGCATTATCGCGGTCGCCGAAAGAAAAGTCCGTCTGCATCCGGGCGAACGGGTCAGGCTCATCGCCGACGATTTCCTGATCAAACGTTGA